The following DNA comes from Mucilaginibacter jinjuensis.
CGACAACGGGGTGAATTATAATAACATAGCCATGTTCAACATGTTATGCAGTGGCTATGTGGGCAATAGCTTATTGGTATCGCCCATATTTCATAAGCCAGATTCGTTGTATAAGTTCTCGATCAAAGAAACATTTAAAGCTAACGGCCATGAGATTGCAGTTATTAAATGCGAATTGAAAGATCAGGACTTTGCGCATACTGCCTTTGAGGGTGACTATTATATCGATACCGAAAATTATAACATTTTAAAGACGGATGGAACTATCCATCATTTTATGATGACTGCATCCGGGCCATTTAACCTGAAGGTGAAAGACGTAAGGTTAATAACCCAATACAAACTGGATGCCGATAGCAATATGGTGCTCGATTATTCAAACTTTACCTTAAAATCAACTTTAAAGGCAGGATTCGTAGGACTAAAACAACTAACCTATAGCGGACAAATTTTTGCTTTGGATTACCCTCAATCAGCCAATAAAACAGGATTAGCAGACGTTACGCTCGACAAACTCCAAAAGGAAGAAGAAAAATTCAAAAGCGTAGCCTACGATCCCGGGTATTGGAAAAACAACCCCGTTATAAAACGCACCTCTGATGAAGATACTGCCGTTACTCAATTAGAACAGTTAAAGAAAGTGAAGGGGAATATTGATAAGCAATAAAGCAAACACATTTGCTCTTGCCAAAGTTATCAATCGCATGAAAGCAGTTGTAATTACCCAACCTGGCGCACCCGATGTTTTGCAGATACAGGAACGCCCACAGCCAAAACCCGCGGCTGGTGAAGTATTAATTAAGGTTGCTGCGGCTGGCGTTAACCGGCCTGATGTTTTTCAGCGTAAAGGTAATTACCCTCCCCCACCTAACGCCCCACAAGATATACCTGGCTTGGAAGTTGCCGGCACTATAGAAGAACTTGGCCCCGATGTTACCCGCTGGCAAATTGGTGACAAGATTTGCGCCCTTATTACAGGTGGTGGTTATGCAGAATATTGCGTAGCGCCAGAAGGCCAATGCTTACCTGTACCCGGGAACTTAACTATGATTGAAGCCGCATCACTACCCGAAACATACTTCACCGTATGGAGCAATGTGTTCGATCGCGGCCAGTTAAAACCTGACCAAAGCCTGCTGGTACATGGCGGCAGCAGCGGAATTGGTGTAACGGCCATTCAAATAGCAAAGGCGTTAGGCAATACTGTTTATGCAACCGCAGGTAGCGACGATAAATGTGCTTTTTGCGAACACCTCGGTGCCGATAAAGCCATCAACTACAAGAATCAAAATTTTAAGGAAGAAATTAAAAAGCTGACCAACGGCAAAGGCGTAAACTTAATACTGGACATGATTGGCGGCAGCTATACACCCGATAACCTGCAATGTTTAGCCGATGAAGGACACCTGGTAATGATTAACGCTATGCAAGGCAAAGATGTACAGGTTGATCTTTCATTAGTAATGCGTAAACGCTTATATATTACTGGCAGCATGCTACGAAGCCGCGAGATTGAATTTAAAGCAGCTATTGCCCGAAGTCTGGAAGAACACGTTTGGCCGTTATTAGTTTCTAACCAAATTAGACCGGTTATCTACGAAACATTCCCGGCAAGTGAAGCCGCAAATGCGCATGAGTTGATGGAAGAAGGATCGCACAAAGGGAAGATTGTATTGACGTTTAATTAAGTAGCAGTAGCGAGTTGCAGTAGCAGTCATTTCAAAAGAGAGACGACTGCTACTGCAACTTTAAAACTGCAACTAATTAGGGAATTTCACTCCCCTGTAAGCAGCCACATTGGCCAACGGGATGTTTGAGCCATATTGTTTGTTGATGGCTTTGATGTATTCGTTAGCTACTATCGCATAACCTCTTGGGGTTAAGTGAACACCATCCAGTGAGAATAAACCACCGCTGATATAGGCTGAGCTTAAACTTACGCCATCAACCACCAAACCATTTGCTTTTACATTGTTCAGGAAGGTGTACATATCATTTACCGCAATACCTTTTGATGCTGCAATTGAGGTGATGGTGTTGTTGTAAGAGGTTACATAATCTTTGGTTAAGGCCACTTCATTAGCATCCAATACATATTGGTTCTCTATAGGGCTGTATGGGGTTAAGCCGTAAGGCAGCATACCAGCCGGGGTTGATACTAATGTACCGATCTTGCTTGTTGGGAAAGTTAGCACGATCAAATCATTTGCTGTGGCTGGTCTGGCTGCATAAGCAGTACCGGATGCAGTAGCATCTGTCTTGGCACTAATGTATAAAGCCTGTACGGCAGGATTAGCCTTTTGTACGCTGGCCAGAATTGCGCCGACTGTTACGGTGCTGAAGTATGGAATAGCCGTTACATCTGGAATGGTGGCTACCACGCCTTTGGCGCCGCCTGCAGTTAACTTAGTCATTACCGCACTGTATAGGGCTGCAAAGGTTGATTTATCCGTCAGCACATCACCTGCACCACCTGATGTGGCATAGCCTAAAGCATCATTATTACCTAACCAGTTTGAAAAGAAGGTAAATGGTTTAGCCGTAATAAAATCAATGTAGGCTGTATTGTGTGTACCTTCTGCTCCCGGTAATAATCTTTCGTAAAAACCATTGAGGTTACCATAGCTGGCTAAGGTAATGTGCAATAATTTTATACCGGGTACACCGTAGTTATTCAGGTCTGTGCCTGTGTATTTGGTGTAAGTAGTTACAGGGCCAAAGCCTGGGATAACAGGCTGACCTGTTACAGCTAAATTAGTAGTTACCGGTGCGGTAATTGGTGCGCCAGTAGTTTTATCAAAACCAGTCAGTGTTAAATAACCTGAGCCATTAGCCTGATCTGTTGAAAACAAAGGTTGAGCAAAGTTCCCACCACCTACTGATGCCATTTGCTTGGCAATGATAGATGGGTAAGAGTTTTGCTGACCTTCGAGGTATAATCCCCCATCGGCATAACCGGCAGTTAAAGAGTTACCTACGGCAATGTATTTAGAAAAATCGGCCGAACCGTGAGTTGGGGTTGGCGTTTGTACGCTGGGTTTACAGGCGGCAAGGCCTAATACACCCGCTGTTAAAATGAATATGTTTTTAAATTGCTTGTTCATGTTAATCGGTTTTAGGTGTTACCAGTGATAGGTTAATGAAATACCCGGAATGTATACGTTAGATCTGAACGTCCCTGATAATTGCGTTTCGATATTGGTTTGCGTGCGTGAAAGCAAATGCTCGTATTCGAACGACAGATCCAGATCTAAATGGTTCGCAGCTCTGTAACCTAAACCTCCTGTAAAATAATAGCGGTTGGCATCAGGCACTTCAGGGGTAACGTAACCATCCTGTACTGCGGTTGATGCATAACCACCACCGGCACGGATTGCCCATCTGTCAACCGGTTTAAATTGTGCACCGGCACGCAGGCTATAACCATCGCGGTAATTACGCGGCGAATAGGTATCCTGCAAAGTGGGCGTGTTCTGCGCATAATCAAATGCCAGTACCTTATATACATGCCAGGCTACCCAGTTTGCATCCAAAGCCAAAGTCCATTTTTTAGTCGGGTAGAAACCGAACCCGATTGAAGTGGTAGATGGCAGCGGGATACTCGCTGTAAATGTATTTGGCTGTGGGAAACTGCTGGCCAGCGAAGGCGCAACAGTAAATATAGCATCACCATTATTAATAGTAGTAGTTGCTTTAGAGCGATAATCGATACCAATGGTAATATGCGACTCGGTTTTAAAATAAACACCGGCATTCCAACCAAAACCATGACCGTGACCTTTTAGCTCGGCCTGACCGTCGTTGCCATTGGCATCAGCTATAGGCAGCGCACGCTGCAAATTAACCGTACCTATATCATATACAAAACCACCACCAATGCTCACAAAATCAGCTAAGCGGATACTCAAAGTTGGTTGGAAATAAATGGCTTTTAAATCCAGGCTTTCTACCGTGTACTTGCCAATCCAGTTATGGCCCCAGTCGGTTAAACCACCAAAGGGGGTGTATACGCCTATACCAACTTTCCAGGGTGCATTCTTTGGCCCCCAAACGGCGTAAGCATTAAATGGTGTAGCAGTTTTATCGAGGGTGTGATAAAGATCGTTACTACCTGATGGATTAAATGTTGATTTAAAAAACAGCGGACTGATACCTGCCTGGATAGAATTTTCGGGCAACATGGCCATAGCACCGGGGTTAAAAAATATGGAAGCACCATCCTGTGCTAAACCTGTACCGGTATGCCCCATACCGATCTGTTTTTGGCCGCCCAGGTTAACCTGAAAACCTTGCGCAAAGGAAATTGCAGGCGCAAGCGCCAGCAAAAAGAGTAGAATTTTTCTCATAACGAAGAGAGGTTAGTCTAAAAAAAGTATAAAATTGGTATGCAAACATAGATAAATAGCCTAAAATGGCCTTAACAATATGTTAATTTATTTTACCTAAAAAACTTTAAGATAAGTATTTAAAAAATCGGTTACAAATCTTAACTTTGCGCCTCTGAAATATTATGTATTAATAATATATACTCAGTAAGTACAATACTTTTTTTAAATACCAGGTTATATATGCCAAACATTGGAAAAATATCACAGATCATCGGTCCGGTAGTTGACGTAAGCTTTGGCGATGATGCTCATCTGCCAAGAATCTACAACGCACTGGAGATTACCAGAGCAAATGGTCAGAAAGTTGTTTTAGAAGTACAACAGCACTTAGGTGAAGACCGCGTGCGTGCCATAGCAATGGACTCGACCGACGGTTTACTGCGCGGAATGCCGGTTACCGATCTGGAATCGCCAATCAGAATGCCGATAGGCGAGGATATCAAAGGCCGCGTATTTAACGTGGTTGGACAAGCAATTGACGGTATCGACGAGTTAGACAGAACTAACGGCCGCCCTATCCACAGCCAGCCTCCACGTTTCGAGGATCTATCAACAGAGACTGAAGTACTGTTTACCGGTATTAAAGTTATCGACTTGTTAGAGCCTTATGCTAAAGGTGGTAAAATTGGATTGTTTGGTGGTGCCGGTGTTGGTAAAACTGTATTGATCCAGGAATTGATTAACAACATCGCGAAAGCATACTCTGGTTTATCAGTGTTTGCAGGTGTAGGTGAGCGTACCCGTGAAGGTAACGACTTACTGCGCGAGATGATCGAGTCTGGCATTATCACTTACGGTGA
Coding sequences within:
- a CDS encoding carboxypeptidase-like regulatory domain-containing protein, whose translation is MKHLIAILLFIGLAIGTRAQQLTGVIKDVSTNQPLPFVSVGIKGTPHGTVTNEQGGFVLTASALPITLVISHLGYQAIEQTISNINQNLSISLTPQSTQLPEVTVGNPALSIMQSTVAKVAKTVRNEYFPKVFFRRLTLEGDKPTFFAESFLDAQWQAWGLTKYKISNSRYLQSDNGVNYNNIAMFNMLCSGYVGNSLLVSPIFHKPDSLYKFSIKETFKANGHEIAVIKCELKDQDFAHTAFEGDYYIDTENYNILKTDGTIHHFMMTASGPFNLKVKDVRLITQYKLDADSNMVLDYSNFTLKSTLKAGFVGLKQLTYSGQIFALDYPQSANKTGLADVTLDKLQKEEEKFKSVAYDPGYWKNNPVIKRTSDEDTAVTQLEQLKKVKGNIDKQ
- a CDS encoding NAD(P)H-quinone oxidoreductase → MKAVVITQPGAPDVLQIQERPQPKPAAGEVLIKVAAAGVNRPDVFQRKGNYPPPPNAPQDIPGLEVAGTIEELGPDVTRWQIGDKICALITGGGYAEYCVAPEGQCLPVPGNLTMIEAASLPETYFTVWSNVFDRGQLKPDQSLLVHGGSSGIGVTAIQIAKALGNTVYATAGSDDKCAFCEHLGADKAINYKNQNFKEEIKKLTNGKGVNLILDMIGGSYTPDNLQCLADEGHLVMINAMQGKDVQVDLSLVMRKRLYITGSMLRSREIEFKAAIARSLEEHVWPLLVSNQIRPVIYETFPASEAANAHELMEEGSHKGKIVLTFN
- a CDS encoding SGNH/GDSL hydrolase family protein is translated as MNKQFKNIFILTAGVLGLAACKPSVQTPTPTHGSADFSKYIAVGNSLTAGYADGGLYLEGQQNSYPSIIAKQMASVGGGNFAQPLFSTDQANGSGYLTLTGFDKTTGAPITAPVTTNLAVTGQPVIPGFGPVTTYTKYTGTDLNNYGVPGIKLLHITLASYGNLNGFYERLLPGAEGTHNTAYIDFITAKPFTFFSNWLGNNDALGYATSGGAGDVLTDKSTFAALYSAVMTKLTAGGAKGVVATIPDVTAIPYFSTVTVGAILASVQKANPAVQALYISAKTDATASGTAYAARPATANDLIVLTFPTSKIGTLVSTPAGMLPYGLTPYSPIENQYVLDANEVALTKDYVTSYNNTITSIAASKGIAVNDMYTFLNNVKANGLVVDGVSLSSAYISGGLFSLDGVHLTPRGYAIVANEYIKAINKQYGSNIPLANVAAYRGVKFPN
- a CDS encoding OmpP1/FadL family transporter, whose protein sequence is MRKILLFLLALAPAISFAQGFQVNLGGQKQIGMGHTGTGLAQDGASIFFNPGAMAMLPENSIQAGISPLFFKSTFNPSGSNDLYHTLDKTATPFNAYAVWGPKNAPWKVGIGVYTPFGGLTDWGHNWIGKYTVESLDLKAIYFQPTLSIRLADFVSIGGGFVYDIGTVNLQRALPIADANGNDGQAELKGHGHGFGWNAGVYFKTESHITIGIDYRSKATTTINNGDAIFTVAPSLASSFPQPNTFTASIPLPSTTSIGFGFYPTKKWTLALDANWVAWHVYKVLAFDYAQNTPTLQDTYSPRNYRDGYSLRAGAQFKPVDRWAIRAGGGYASTAVQDGYVTPEVPDANRYYFTGGLGYRAANHLDLDLSFEYEHLLSRTQTNIETQLSGTFRSNVYIPGISLTYHW